The following coding sequences are from one Roseburia hominis A2-183 window:
- the flgK gene encoding flagellar hook-associated protein FlgK — protein MANGFGTLFIGVSGLQSSQNALNTTANNLANVDTTGYVRQQVLFTDRNYVTFNETTAVSKQQSGLGVYIGDVIHSRDVFLDRSYRTESGRQAFYAATYEATNEVETYFQEMEGQAFQDALEDFWTSFQELYKTPDDSVSQNLVVQKAQLFVSRANAVYSGLQSYQYNINTQISDNIDQVNKLGDTIQDLNLQIMKVEAGGIETAMTLRDARDQALDELSALVDISYNETADGIVKVSIEGTEFIDESRCYHIEKKTDKLTGFITPYWGYLSDVNKGKYVNVFDFGSRDISTENKNDMGELKALVLARGDHIANYTDIEGLDQDTYNDTTGMSVMLRAEAQLDQMIHGIVTALNDVLCPNVTAEDTIKNLTNGAATTLDVILADGSTVTLNANTKILDADNCATGSDKQLPPQELFSRIGTERYTKATYTYQPVDENGNPKVDANGNPVTETKEIYIYNEEDPNDTTKQYTLQSLSVNEALVIDETLLPHLCQNGDVDYALAAKLAGVWDEERLTLNPNDTKACSFKDYYKDMIGEMATYGNVYNSTATSLTGTVASVDNQRQQVIGVSSDEELTYMIKYQNAYNAASRFINVVNEMIEHLLTQLG, from the coding sequence ATGGCAAATGGTTTTGGAACATTGTTTATCGGCGTGTCCGGCTTGCAGAGCAGCCAGAACGCATTAAATACAACGGCAAATAACCTTGCAAACGTAGATACCACGGGATATGTACGTCAGCAGGTACTGTTTACCGACCGCAACTATGTAACCTTTAATGAGACGACGGCAGTCAGCAAGCAGCAGTCCGGTCTGGGTGTTTACATCGGTGATGTGATTCATTCCAGAGACGTATTTCTGGATCGCTCTTACCGCACGGAGTCGGGACGGCAGGCATTCTATGCGGCAACTTATGAGGCGACCAACGAGGTCGAGACTTATTTTCAGGAGATGGAGGGACAGGCTTTCCAGGATGCACTGGAAGATTTCTGGACCTCTTTTCAGGAATTGTACAAGACGCCGGATGACAGCGTGAGCCAGAATCTGGTTGTCCAGAAGGCACAGCTGTTCGTGAGCCGCGCGAATGCGGTTTATTCGGGATTACAGAGTTACCAGTACAACATCAATACGCAGATCAGCGACAATATCGATCAGGTCAACAAGCTCGGCGATACCATCCAGGATCTCAACCTTCAGATCATGAAAGTAGAGGCGGGCGGCATCGAGACAGCCATGACCCTGCGCGATGCGAGAGACCAGGCGCTGGATGAGCTGTCCGCCCTCGTGGATATTTCCTACAACGAGACAGCCGATGGTATTGTGAAAGTCAGCATTGAGGGCACGGAGTTTATCGATGAGAGCCGTTGCTATCATATCGAGAAGAAAACAGACAAGCTGACCGGTTTTATCACACCGTACTGGGGCTACCTTTCGGATGTGAACAAGGGAAAATACGTCAACGTATTTGATTTTGGCAGCCGGGATATCTCCACAGAGAACAAGAACGATATGGGTGAACTGAAAGCGCTGGTACTGGCGCGCGGCGACCATATCGCGAACTATACGGATATTGAAGGACTGGATCAGGATACCTATAACGATACGACCGGAATGTCCGTCATGCTGCGGGCAGAGGCACAGCTGGATCAGATGATCCACGGCATCGTGACCGCGTTAAATGATGTGCTTTGTCCGAATGTGACTGCGGAAGATACGATTAAGAATCTTACGAACGGTGCTGCTACAACGCTGGATGTGATACTGGCGGACGGCTCGACCGTAACATTAAATGCGAACACCAAAATTCTGGATGCAGACAACTGCGCGACCGGTTCCGACAAGCAGCTTCCGCCGCAGGAACTGTTCTCCAGAATCGGAACAGAGCGGTACACAAAGGCGACTTACACCTATCAGCCGGTAGATGAGAACGGCAATCCGAAAGTGGACGCCAACGGCAACCCGGTGACGGAGACCAAGGAGATCTACATTTACAATGAAGAGGACCCGAACGATACCACAAAGCAGTACACACTGCAGAGCTTAAGTGTCAACGAGGCGCTTGTGATCGATGAAACGCTGCTGCCGCATCTATGCCAGAACGGTGATGTCGATTATGCACTGGCAGCAAAGCTGGCCGGTGTGTGGGATGAGGAGCGGCTTACGCTGAACCCGAACGACACCAAAGCTTGCAGCTTTAAGGATTACTACAAAGATATGATCGGTGAGATGGCAACCTACGGAAATGTCTACAATTCCACGGCGACCAGCCTCACGGGAACGGTGGCTTCTGTGGACAATCAGAGACAGCAGGTCATCGGCGTATCTTCCGATGAGGAGCTGACCTACATGATCAAGTATCAGAATGCTTACAATGCAGCCAGCCGTTTCATCAATGTGGTCAATGAGATGATCGAACATCTGCTGACCCAGCTTGGATAA
- the flgK gene encoding flagellar hook-associated protein FlgK, giving the protein MPSTFFGLNIASSGLSAYQVALNTTANNIANVQTTGYSRQQSNRVASDALLVHQQYGAVGSGVTTLSVKQIRNQYYDTKYWYNQSSVGLYETKLSYLQQIENYFIDDSSSKGFTTILNTMFNSLDTLKNNASDVNTRQQFIGSAQNLATYFNSVSEGLTDIQKGTNDEIKSTVQNINAIAEKIAVLNKQINVIEIQGGYANELRDQRALLIDELSEIVPTEVSEVPITDTNHPDEPTGANYYTVKIGGQVLVDTYNYETLECKAREYKVNQTDAAGLYDIKWSKTGNTFNAGGSSMSGTLKALFDIRDGNNGENFSGLAKVLNSTEVQITNPSITSIVGVSMPEEGILTINGREYAYEGFTFEQDADGNITSYTFNMKRALTAEEQARVDGRTASVGTSIDAMGIPYYMSQMNQFLRSFATEFNNILKKGVDLDGNSTSGYAFFTGTDTVTGEEFSFDGKDANGNAVNGSGSDTYYKLTAANICVNSMIVKDPTKLATTVDINGKGGVDAYDLVEELATLKSGKVLYRGGTADGFLKCMIADISVDTQQSEIFSKNYQNVASAIDTQRMSISGVDEDEEAMDLIKFQNAYNLSSKMVSVMAEIYDRLILETGV; this is encoded by the coding sequence ATGCCATCTACATTTTTTGGTTTAAATATTGCATCATCAGGCTTAAGTGCCTATCAGGTCGCACTGAATACAACGGCTAACAATATTGCAAACGTGCAGACAACCGGCTATTCCAGACAGCAGTCGAACCGTGTGGCATCGGATGCGCTTTTAGTGCACCAGCAGTACGGAGCTGTGGGAAGCGGCGTTACGACCTTATCTGTCAAGCAGATCCGAAATCAGTATTACGATACAAAATACTGGTACAATCAGTCATCGGTCGGACTGTATGAGACAAAATTGAGCTACTTACAACAGATCGAGAACTATTTTATCGACGACAGCTCATCCAAGGGCTTTACGACGATCCTGAACACGATGTTCAATTCACTGGATACATTGAAGAACAATGCATCGGATGTCAATACCCGCCAGCAGTTTATCGGAAGCGCACAGAATCTGGCAACCTACTTCAACAGCGTGTCAGAAGGACTGACCGATATTCAGAAGGGGACGAATGATGAGATCAAATCCACGGTCCAGAATATTAACGCGATCGCGGAGAAGATAGCGGTATTGAACAAGCAGATCAACGTCATTGAGATTCAGGGCGGCTACGCAAACGAGCTGCGCGACCAGCGAGCCCTGTTGATTGATGAGTTGTCCGAGATTGTGCCGACCGAGGTTTCCGAGGTGCCGATCACGGATACGAACCATCCGGACGAGCCGACAGGTGCCAATTACTACACTGTAAAAATCGGTGGTCAGGTGCTTGTAGATACCTACAATTACGAGACGCTCGAGTGCAAGGCGAGAGAGTATAAGGTCAACCAGACGGATGCAGCCGGACTTTATGATATTAAATGGTCGAAGACAGGCAATACCTTTAATGCGGGCGGAAGCTCGATGTCCGGCACGTTAAAAGCGCTGTTTGACATCCGCGACGGAAATAACGGCGAGAATTTCTCAGGACTGGCAAAGGTGTTAAACAGCACCGAGGTTCAGATTACCAATCCTTCCATCACGAGTATTGTGGGAGTCAGCATGCCGGAGGAAGGCATATTGACGATCAACGGTAGAGAGTACGCATATGAGGGATTTACCTTTGAGCAGGATGCGGACGGCAACATCACTTCCTATACCTTTAATATGAAGAGAGCGCTCACGGCGGAAGAGCAGGCACGTGTAGACGGACGCACGGCATCGGTCGGAACGTCGATTGACGCGATGGGTATTCCGTATTATATGAGTCAGATGAACCAGTTCCTGCGCAGCTTTGCGACGGAATTCAACAATATTTTGAAAAAAGGTGTCGATCTGGACGGCAATTCCACCAGCGGATATGCATTTTTCACCGGTACAGACACCGTGACCGGCGAAGAGTTTTCCTTCGACGGCAAAGATGCGAACGGGAATGCAGTCAACGGATCTGGCTCAGACACGTATTACAAGCTGACAGCAGCAAATATCTGTGTGAACAGTATGATTGTCAAGGATCCGACCAAGCTGGCGACAACCGTTGACATCAACGGAAAGGGTGGCGTGGATGCGTACGATCTCGTGGAGGAACTTGCGACGTTAAAGAGCGGCAAGGTGCTTTACCGCGGAGGTACGGCGGACGGATTCTTAAAATGCATGATTGCAGATATTTCCGTGGACACCCAGCAGTCAGAAATTTTCAGCAAGAATTACCAGAATGTGGCGAGCGCGATTGACACGCAGCGTATGTCGATTTCGGGCGTTGATGAAGATGAGGAGGCAATGGATCTGATCAAATTCCAGAATGCCTACAATCTTTCTTCAAAGATGGTATCTGTCATGGCAGAGATTTATGACAGACTGATCCTTGAGACCGGTGTATAG
- a CDS encoding flagellin N-terminal helical domain-containing protein, whose translation MRITNNIILHNTTGNINGNKVNVNNLNNQMTSQKKIQRPSENPVIAVRSLRLRTTLSEIDQYYENNIPDAESWMKVTETALANMKTILTDIRTQCTYGASDQITADDRKTILTQLEKLRDQVYAEGNADYAGRTVFTGYRTNQKLTFMTDDNTTSYNITQGLSYKNLEEHRYYSDEVTLPTTAAEVTGNTISNPKQATFDRIRLSYGEIDSITDKDGNALSANGATGTLSYSYTDAAGVTQTDGELKVTVYDTFEDWAKASQTADNTYNITDGEAVFIKESGELILSSDASSTIKSGKASLDVNYTKTGFNKGEVRPEYYYNCTNITDAANPVEYIKFENGKEIYQDINYVVAANQTLTVNTQASAVFDASIGRDVDAMIEAVKFAQDANNKVEELEKMQKMQEYSSDDCQAALEDWIAAAKKERDYADDNLQKLYNSYIGNFDDYLQKVNLANTDLGSKGQSLDLTKNRMANQQTTMEELKSTNEDRDLSEIIIDYASAYTAYQASLQAAAKINQTTLLNYI comes from the coding sequence ATGCGTATTACGAATAACATTATACTTCACAATACGACGGGCAATATCAATGGAAATAAAGTGAATGTCAACAATCTGAACAATCAGATGACATCCCAGAAAAAGATTCAGAGACCTTCCGAGAATCCGGTCATTGCGGTGCGTTCACTCAGACTCCGCACAACACTCAGCGAGATTGACCAGTATTACGAGAACAATATTCCGGATGCAGAATCCTGGATGAAAGTGACAGAGACGGCACTTGCCAATATGAAGACGATTCTGACGGACATCCGTACACAGTGTACTTACGGAGCATCCGATCAGATTACCGCAGATGACCGCAAGACGATCTTGACCCAGTTAGAGAAGCTGCGGGATCAGGTCTACGCGGAGGGAAATGCAGATTATGCGGGACGTACCGTTTTTACCGGTTACCGCACGAATCAGAAGCTGACCTTTATGACAGACGACAATACGACATCTTACAATATCACACAGGGACTTTCCTATAAGAACCTGGAAGAGCACCGCTACTACAGCGATGAGGTGACACTCCCGACCACAGCGGCGGAGGTGACAGGCAACACCATCTCGAATCCGAAGCAGGCGACATTCGACCGTATCCGTTTAAGCTACGGCGAGATCGACAGCATCACGGACAAGGACGGCAATGCGCTGTCGGCAAACGGTGCGACCGGAACGCTCAGCTATTCCTACACAGATGCAGCCGGTGTGACACAGACGGACGGCGAACTGAAGGTAACCGTATACGATACGTTTGAGGACTGGGCAAAAGCATCCCAGACTGCGGACAACACCTACAATATCACAGACGGTGAAGCGGTATTTATTAAGGAGAGCGGTGAGCTGATCTTAAGCTCTGATGCGTCATCAACGATCAAGAGCGGCAAGGCAAGCCTGGATGTCAACTACACCAAGACCGGATTTAACAAAGGCGAGGTACGCCCGGAGTATTATTACAACTGCACCAACATCACAGATGCGGCAAATCCGGTGGAATATATAAAGTTTGAAAACGGCAAGGAAATCTATCAGGATATCAACTATGTCGTAGCGGCAAACCAGACCCTGACGGTCAATACACAGGCATCCGCTGTATTTGATGCATCGATTGGAAGAGACGTTGACGCCATGATCGAGGCGGTAAAGTTCGCACAGGACGCAAACAATAAAGTCGAGGAACTGGAGAAAATGCAGAAAATGCAGGAGTATTCTTCCGATGACTGTCAGGCGGCACTTGAGGACTGGATCGCAGCGGCGAAGAAAGAACGCGATTACGCGGACGATAATCTGCAGAAGCTTTATAACAGCTACATCGGTAATTTTGACGATTATCTGCAGAAGGTTAATCTGGCGAACACGGACCTCGGAAGCAAGGGGCAGAGCCTGGATCTGACCAAGAACCGTATGGCAAATCAGCAGACCACGATGGAGGAATTAAAGTCCACCAACGAAGACCGGGATCTGTCCGAGATCATTATTGACTATGCGTCGGCGTACACTGCATATCAGGCATCCTTACAGGCTGCGGCGAAGATCAATCAGACAACATTATTGAATTATATTTAA
- the fliW gene encoding flagellar assembly protein FliW produces MKANTRLFGEIDIADDKIITLEDGMIGLPEYRNFALIFDEEKEKDKSSVMWFQSMDDPHTAFPVMQPNLVRPDYNPMVNDEMLRPLGGMTEDNTYVLVTLTAAPDPKDTSVNLKAPIVINTDTRRGAQIIVEDDYPVKYKIYDVVKGKKKAEE; encoded by the coding sequence ATGAAAGCAAACACAAGACTTTTTGGGGAAATCGATATTGCGGATGATAAGATCATTACATTGGAGGATGGAATGATCGGACTTCCGGAATACCGGAATTTTGCATTGATATTTGATGAGGAAAAGGAAAAAGACAAGAGTTCCGTGATGTGGTTCCAGTCCATGGACGATCCGCACACGGCGTTTCCGGTCATGCAGCCAAACCTCGTGCGCCCGGATTACAATCCGATGGTGAACGATGAGATGCTTCGTCCGCTCGGCGGGATGACAGAGGACAATACTTACGTGCTCGTCACACTTACGGCAGCGCCGGATCCGAAGGATACCTCGGTGAACCTCAAGGCGCCGATTGTCATTAACACAGACACCCGCAGGGGAGCACAGATCATTGTGGAAGATGACTATCCTGTCAAATATAAGATCTATGACGTAGTAAAAGGAAAGAAGAAAGCGGAGGAATAA
- the csrA gene encoding carbon storage regulator CsrA — translation MLALTRKKGESLVINNNIEITVLEIRGDQVKIGISAPKEVPVYRKEVYLQIQNENKAALNATDAMEALKNLF, via the coding sequence ATGCTGGCATTGACACGCAAAAAAGGGGAGTCACTGGTCATCAACAATAATATTGAGATCACGGTGTTAGAGATCCGCGGAGATCAGGTCAAGATCGGAATCAGTGCACCGAAGGAAGTGCCGGTATACCGTAAGGAGGTTTACCTCCAGATTCAGAATGAGAACAAGGCGGCATTGAACGCAACAGATGCAATGGAGGCGTTGAAGAATCTTTTCTGA
- a CDS encoding flagellar protein FlaG, whose amino-acid sequence MEIESMKSGAAASYQGSAAATSTKTPDTAVQPEASTQAGLSQTADKKPAVQNFFTEKDQEDKDPSQEKDAKQGTQLKKAVNDLNKQMKNSEAIFGIHDKTNRVTIKIIDKTTKEVIKEYPPEETLDMIAKVWEIAGILVDEKL is encoded by the coding sequence ATGGAAATAGAGAGTATGAAGAGCGGAGCGGCAGCGTCGTATCAGGGAAGTGCGGCAGCGACATCCACAAAAACGCCGGATACTGCGGTACAGCCGGAAGCATCCACACAGGCAGGGCTGTCGCAGACAGCAGATAAGAAGCCCGCGGTGCAGAACTTTTTTACAGAGAAGGATCAGGAGGATAAGGATCCGTCCCAGGAAAAAGATGCAAAGCAGGGAACACAGTTAAAAAAAGCGGTCAATGATCTGAACAAACAGATGAAGAACTCGGAGGCGATCTTCGGAATTCACGACAAGACGAACCGTGTTACAATCAAGATCATCGACAAGACCACAAAGGAAGTCATCAAGGAGTATCCGCCGGAGGAGACACTGGACATGATCGCCAAGGTATGGGAGATTGCGGGAATCCTTGTGGATGAGAAGTTATAG
- the fliD gene encoding flagellar filament capping protein FliD, translating into MPIRITGLNSGLDTEAIISALVSSYNYKTNKYKKAQTKLSWKQDAWKTLNTKIYSLYSSVGNLRLSSAYNLKSTTVSDTTKATVTASNTAPSGTQTLNVISVAQAGYLTGGQLDSSVSTGTTLAELGYTGGDGKINLTMGDGTTTSITVTQGTTVAGFLASLKDAGVSANYDETNHRFFISSKSTGKDNDFTLTGGDADGISALTKLGLNVQSKATDATYTSYTQYYDADGNKLNQNITDAIAAYKAAQEDYKTKSAQNANLTASYGYASAYSAMMDALKSSGLSDADQKKLQTLLGMTASQRVDSLMDANGNVYTKSDTDSLGNTIYSYKDENGDTTYIRKMVTYEDGSNNVYTKNDDGTYTDGDGHVWTATGGKDTDGNATYSYTADDGTVNTATIKENTNYYEVTAESRGTGYYKYTDSNGVTYTQNDNNTLAGSDGNTYKISSGNLVQIDSDGNEVADGKTVALSACTQSEIQKMVYHQKAAATDIGRAADALTDLKEANKDTLTDDFVNKMTSNVEKVNAFENAEDTLDSADSASRASIAAAVKNAYAASGSAGVTTLTNTYASQITANKTAMKADQDAIDKNAVLSKLAAMDETSAEYATAFADFVSQVQSAHEIQNGTNITYNSDAKKIDGTDSEILLNGIKYTSSLNTYTINGLSITALQATGAGDTNAISITTSTDTQGIYDKVKDFLTQYNALINEITSLYNADSAKGYEPLTDDEKDALSDSEVEKWEQKIKDSLLRRDESLEKVMNAMTSSMSKGYEVNGKTYYLSNFGIKTLGYFNAPENQEYAYHIDGDEDDTATSGNADKLMAMITSDPDTVISFMQQLTSGLYDAVGEKMKSSTLSSSYKVYNDKEMASEYSDYTDLIKKWEEKLQDKEDYYYNKFSAMETALSKLNSQTSSLSSLFGN; encoded by the coding sequence ATGCCAATTCGTATTACTGGATTAAATTCAGGACTGGACACAGAGGCGATCATCTCGGCTCTGGTATCGTCGTATAACTATAAGACCAACAAGTACAAAAAAGCGCAGACCAAGCTTTCCTGGAAGCAGGATGCCTGGAAGACGCTCAATACCAAGATTTACAGCTTGTATTCCAGCGTGGGTAATCTCAGATTATCCAGCGCATACAATCTGAAATCCACCACGGTGTCCGATACCACCAAAGCTACAGTGACAGCAAGCAATACTGCGCCGAGCGGTACACAGACCCTGAATGTTATCAGTGTGGCGCAGGCGGGATATCTGACCGGCGGCCAGCTGGATAGCAGCGTGTCCACAGGCACGACGCTGGCGGAGCTTGGCTATACCGGTGGGGACGGTAAGATCAATCTGACGATGGGAGACGGAACGACGACTTCCATTACGGTAACACAGGGGACGACGGTTGCGGGCTTCCTTGCATCATTGAAGGACGCAGGCGTCAGTGCGAATTACGATGAGACGAACCATCGTTTCTTTATCAGCTCCAAGAGCACCGGAAAGGATAATGATTTTACACTTACAGGCGGCGATGCAGATGGTATCAGTGCATTGACAAAGCTGGGGCTGAATGTACAGTCCAAGGCAACCGATGCCACCTATACGTCTTATACACAGTATTATGATGCAGATGGCAATAAACTTAACCAGAATATCACGGATGCGATCGCAGCTTACAAGGCGGCGCAGGAGGATTACAAGACAAAGTCGGCACAGAATGCCAATCTGACCGCATCCTATGGTTATGCCAGCGCTTATTCGGCAATGATGGATGCCTTAAAGAGCAGCGGACTTTCCGATGCAGATCAGAAGAAGCTGCAGACACTGCTTGGAATGACGGCATCCCAGCGAGTGGATTCCCTGATGGATGCAAACGGAAATGTCTACACGAAGTCCGATACGGACAGTCTTGGTAATACCATTTACAGCTATAAGGATGAGAACGGTGATACGACTTATATCCGCAAGATGGTTACCTATGAAGATGGCAGCAACAACGTTTACACCAAGAATGACGACGGTACTTACACAGACGGTGACGGTCATGTATGGACAGCGACCGGCGGGAAGGACACAGACGGCAATGCCACGTATTCATATACGGCGGATGACGGTACGGTGAACACTGCCACGATCAAGGAGAACACCAATTACTATGAGGTAACCGCAGAATCGCGTGGAACCGGTTATTACAAGTATACAGACAGCAATGGTGTGACCTACACACAGAATGACAACAATACTCTGGCAGGTTCTGACGGGAATACATACAAAATCAGCAGTGGCAATCTGGTACAGATCGACAGTGACGGTAATGAAGTAGCAGACGGCAAGACAGTTGCACTTTCTGCCTGCACACAGAGTGAAATCCAGAAGATGGTGTATCATCAGAAAGCCGCAGCAACAGATATCGGCCGTGCCGCAGATGCGCTTACAGATTTAAAAGAAGCAAACAAGGACACCCTGACAGATGATTTTGTCAACAAGATGACCTCAAATGTTGAGAAAGTCAATGCGTTTGAAAATGCGGAGGATACGTTAGACAGCGCTGACAGTGCTTCCAGAGCGAGCATTGCAGCAGCGGTAAAGAATGCCTATGCGGCGAGTGGTTCAGCGGGGGTGACGACGCTTACCAATACCTACGCATCACAGATTACTGCCAACAAGACAGCCATGAAGGCAGACCAGGATGCCATTGATAAGAATGCGGTATTGTCGAAGCTCGCGGCGATGGATGAGACATCTGCAGAGTATGCAACCGCATTTGCAGACTTTGTGAGCCAGGTGCAGAGTGCCCATGAGATTCAGAACGGCACGAACATAACGTACAATTCAGATGCTAAGAAGATCGATGGTACAGATTCCGAGATTCTTCTGAATGGAATCAAATATACCAGTTCGCTCAATACATATACCATCAACGGTCTGTCGATCACTGCATTGCAGGCAACCGGTGCGGGAGATACGAATGCGATTTCTATTACCACATCGACAGATACACAGGGAATTTACGATAAAGTAAAGGATTTCCTGACACAGTACAATGCGCTGATCAATGAGATTACATCACTCTACAATGCGGATTCCGCAAAGGGTTATGAGCCGTTGACTGATGATGAGAAAGATGCTCTCTCGGATTCCGAGGTGGAGAAATGGGAGCAGAAGATCAAGGATTCCCTGCTGCGCCGTGATGAGAGTCTGGAAAAAGTCATGAATGCCATGACATCCTCAATGAGCAAGGGCTATGAGGTAAACGGAAAGACCTATTATCTGTCCAACTTTGGCATTAAGACTCTCGGCTACTTCAATGCGCCGGAGAATCAGGAATATGCATACCATATTGACGGGGACGAGGATGACACCGCTACGTCCGGAAATGCCGACAAGCTGATGGCGATGATCACTTCTGATCCGGATACGGTAATTTCCTTTATGCAGCAGCTGACAAGCGGTCTCTATGATGCAGTCGGCGAGAAGATGAAGTCATCTACCTTAAGCAGCAGTTACAAGGTATATAATGACAAGGAGATGGCATCAGAATACAGCGATTATACCGATCTTATCAAGAAATGGGAAGAAAAACTGCAGGACAAAGAGGATTATTATTACAATAAGTTTTCCGCGATGGAAACAGCATTATCCAAGCTGAACAGCCAGACATCCTCACTGTCGAGTCTGTTTGGAAATTAG
- the fliS gene encoding flagellar export chaperone FliS, producing the protein MLANQGYAAYANNKIMTASPAELTLMLYEGAIKFANLAIEGIDANDIQKAHNNIMKVQRIIEEFQSTLDHKYPVAKDFDEVYNYLLMRLREANIKKDKDIMEEVLKHLRTMRDTWKEVMRTAHASR; encoded by the coding sequence ATGTTAGCAAATCAGGGATATGCAGCATATGCCAATAACAAGATTATGACCGCTTCCCCGGCAGAACTTACTTTGATGCTTTATGAGGGGGCAATCAAATTCGCCAATCTTGCGATCGAGGGGATCGATGCGAATGATATTCAGAAAGCACACAATAATATTATGAAGGTGCAGCGTATTATTGAGGAGTTTCAGAGTACACTTGACCATAAATATCCGGTGGCAAAGGATTTTGACGAGGTCTACAACTATCTGTTGATGCGCCTTCGCGAGGCAAATATCAAAAAAGATAAAGACATCATGGAAGAGGTGCTAAAGCATCTTCGTACCATGCGTGATACATGGAAGGAAGTTATGAGAACGGCACATGCATCAAGATAG
- the flgN gene encoding flagellar export chaperone FlgN, whose product MEKNPYLTIMIQSLKKKSAVLDAIIELNIRQKEELENPGLDPDDFDACVEEKAKQIEQLELLDAGFQEVYDKIKADLQTNQQEYREEIAEMQEYIRRLTDKSATIQAQEARNKDLMTQKFASVRKQVKEVRKSQKVVNQYYKSMMKSGYMEPQFTDNKK is encoded by the coding sequence ATGGAGAAGAATCCATATCTTACAATCATGATCCAGAGCCTGAAGAAAAAAAGTGCGGTTCTGGATGCGATTATTGAACTGAATATACGACAGAAGGAAGAACTGGAGAATCCGGGTCTTGATCCGGATGACTTTGACGCCTGCGTGGAGGAAAAAGCAAAGCAGATCGAACAGTTGGAGCTTCTTGACGCCGGATTCCAGGAGGTTTACGATAAGATAAAAGCAGATCTGCAGACCAATCAGCAGGAATACCGCGAAGAGATTGCGGAAATGCAGGAATACATCCGCAGGCTGACTGATAAGAGCGCAACGATTCAGGCGCAGGAGGCGCGCAACAAAGATCTGATGACGCAGAAGTTTGCCTCTGTGCGCAAACAGGTCAAGGAAGTGCGCAAGAGTCAGAAGGTCGTCAATCAGTATTACAAGAGCATGATGAAGTCCGGCTATATGGAGCCGCAGTTTACGGATAATAAAAAATAA